TAGTCCTCGTTCAATGGCCTGCAATGCTGCCTCATACTGGTCTAAGGCTGCGTATGCCGCCGCCAACTCATACCAGGATATAGAAGATCTACTCCATATCTGTACTGCATGTTCAGCACTCGCCAATGCTTCCCCATGGCGTCCCAACTTTCGTAAGACTGCCGTGTATTCGTTCCAAGCTCGACTTTGTGGCTCTATCTCTATAGCCCGCTTTAGCGCATCCAATGCATCTTGCGACCTCCCTAGTGTGTGGAGGATGGATCCTCGCCTATACCAGGCTGCCTCTGCATCGGGCTTGAGGGCAAGAGCGTGGTCTAGTGAATCGAGGGCATCCTGATAACGATGTACGACTACTTGTCTGTCACCCAACTCAATCCAGCGCATCCAGTCATCAGGATGCCCTTCAAGTATATGCTTGAGTTCTATAATTCGTATACCCTCATGAGGTGCATATGCAGTGTCAACCGGAGCGAAGGCCACTCCTGTGATATCGGCTGTCTGGAATTGGATGCGCAATTTGTCATGTACAAGATAATATCCTCCCTCTTTCATTTGAAAGAGTAAAGGAGCTTTTGTTTCATACTCAGATGTTAAGACGATTTTGGTAAGTCTACGAACGCCTGTTTCGTCATAGACCCACTCTTCTGACTGTTCCCAATCAATTGCCCCCTCAATCCATTGAGGAATCCAGAAGTAATAGCGTGCTGGCAGCGGCTGTTTTGTATCTTTCTCGAATAAATTAGCAGAGTAAGCGGTGAACGGAACATTTGCTCTCTCCAATACATTGATGAAGTCCTCTGTACAGAGCTTCCC
This genomic interval from Ktedonobacteraceae bacterium contains the following:
- a CDS encoding tetratricopeptide repeat protein, giving the protein MPQAIDPRLCLQLAAERDFPRSMPPLPFYIGQACLQLDYLDIQNTSGKLCTEDFINVLERANVPFTAYSANLFEKDTKQPLPARYYFWIPQWIEGAIDWEQSEEWVYDETGVRRLTKIVLTSEYETKAPLLFQMKEGGYYLVHDKLRIQFQTADITGVAFAPVDTAYAPHEGIRIIELKHILEGHPDDWMRWIELGDRQVVVHRYQDALDSLDHALALKPDAEAAWYRRGSILHTLGRSQDALDALKRAIEIEPQSRAWNEYTAVLRKLGRHGEALASAEHAVQIWSRSSISWYELAAAYAALDQYEAALQAIERGLALGGGGPRLAEMYRIKGEALSQLGQYEEALSAYAAGLSCSPSLKALWAAKACVLHNLGRNEEASVAQQELDRLEQQREKNLQKRPM